TAGAGGGCCTGGAGGGCGAAGCGGCAGGCGTAGACCTTGCCGCCCTGGTCCATGAACTTCTGGATGCGGGCGCCGAAGTTGAGGTGGCCGTCGAAGGCGGCGTCGCCCAGCTTGGGGAAGCCCCGCTGCAGACCCAGGGTCACGCCCGGGCCGTAGAGCAGGATCGAGGTCTCGAAGCCCTTGTTGATCAGACGGCTGGCCTGCAGCAGGTTGACCAGGCCGATGGAGCCCTCGAAGGCCAC
This Cyanobium sp. AMD-g DNA region includes the following protein-coding sequences:
- a CDS encoding MSMEG_0572/Sll0783 family nitrogen starvation response protein gives rise to the protein MPQVSRPANQTGDFLVDYEEKVFPDVKAEPGEKALVTFHTVAFEGSIGLVNLLQASRLINKGFETSILLYGPGVTLGLQRGFPKLGDAAFDGHLNFGARIQKFMDQGGKVYACRFALQALYGHGEGALIPGIIPVNPLDVLDIVLLHRKEGAFILDTWTL